A DNA window from Bradyrhizobium sp. CCBAU 53421 contains the following coding sequences:
- a CDS encoding triacylglycerol lipase, which translates to MGRDEQTVEPPSLALLAAEGRGFLDIPALLAVAAPLLATAPRGQRHPVMVLPGLGADDRSTLAIRSFLEFLGYQVHGWGRGRNVRAPDADLAAVVARVLELEKQGGSKVSLVGWSRGGIIAREVARQIPAAVRMVITLGSPFAAPGASNVRAIWRLLTGQKYQPPTAERISRLAQPIPVPSTSIYTRTDGVVAWRACLEQEGGERENVEVNTTHLGLGFHAPALWVIADRLAQPAGSWKPFRPPPQVAIWFPAATRRD; encoded by the coding sequence ATGGGACGTGACGAGCAGACCGTCGAACCACCCTCGCTCGCGCTGCTTGCCGCCGAAGGGCGCGGCTTTCTCGACATCCCGGCGCTGCTTGCCGTGGCGGCGCCGCTTCTGGCGACCGCGCCGCGGGGGCAGCGGCATCCGGTAATGGTTCTGCCCGGGTTGGGCGCGGATGACCGCTCGACCTTGGCCATCCGCTCATTCCTCGAGTTCCTCGGCTATCAGGTTCATGGATGGGGCCGCGGCCGCAATGTGCGCGCGCCGGACGCCGACCTTGCCGCCGTGGTGGCACGAGTCCTCGAACTCGAAAAGCAGGGCGGCTCGAAGGTCAGCCTGGTCGGCTGGAGCCGCGGCGGCATCATTGCGCGCGAGGTCGCGCGGCAAATCCCCGCGGCGGTGCGGATGGTCATCACGCTCGGCAGTCCGTTCGCGGCGCCGGGGGCGAGCAATGTCCGCGCGATCTGGCGGCTTCTGACCGGCCAGAAATACCAGCCGCCGACCGCCGAACGGATCAGCCGCCTCGCGCAACCGATCCCCGTGCCGTCAACATCGATCTATACCCGCACCGATGGTGTGGTGGCGTGGCGCGCCTGCCTGGAGCAGGAGGGCGGCGAGCGCGAGAACGTCGAAGTGAACACGACGCATTTGGGGCTTGGCTTTCACGCGCCGGCGCTGTGGGTGATTGCCGATCGGCTCGCCCAGCCGGCGGGTAGCTGGAAGCCGTTTCGTCCGCCTCCGCAGGTTGCAATCTGGTTTCCGGCAGCGACGCGTCGCGATTGA
- the phaP gene encoding phasin family protein (Members of this family are phasins (small proteins associated with inclusions such as PHA granules). Note that several different families of phasins have been named PhaP despite very little sequence similarity to each other.) produces MGTDDRQSDTAGTGAMPWLGDLKKMTEKFALPGFDIAALVEWQRKDMEALVEANRQAYEGVQALVSRRNEILQETLAQWQAAMNRFASGEAMTKQTETARQQVEKAVADFRELSQLESQARNNAWKVMQDRMQENLANLQKLLQPK; encoded by the coding sequence ATGGGGACCGATGACAGGCAATCCGACACAGCCGGCACGGGTGCGATGCCGTGGCTCGGGGACCTGAAGAAAATGACCGAGAAGTTCGCGCTGCCCGGGTTCGATATCGCCGCGCTGGTCGAGTGGCAGCGCAAGGATATGGAGGCGTTGGTCGAGGCCAACAGGCAGGCCTACGAAGGTGTCCAGGCGCTGGTCAGCCGGCGCAACGAGATCCTGCAGGAGACGCTCGCGCAGTGGCAGGCGGCGATGAATCGCTTCGCAAGCGGTGAAGCCATGACGAAGCAGACGGAGACTGCGAGGCAGCAGGTCGAGAAGGCGGTCGCGGATTTCCGCGAGCTGTCGCAGCTCGAATCGCAGGCGCGCAACAACGCCTGGAAGGTCATGCAGGACCGCATGCAGGAGAACCTCGCGAACCTTCAGAAGCTGTTGCAGCCGAAATAG
- a CDS encoding MFS transporter — protein sequence MHPPAAKGSLSVLESPAHKSLFSKIDWRLIPLLLIAYMIAYLDRINIGYAQLQMKQTLPFDDAVYGLGAGIFFVGYFLFEVPSNLLLERIGARKTLLRIMVLWGLAAAAMMFVSTPFQFYLVRFLLGVFEAGFFPGVILYFTYWYPSARRGQVIATFMSATTIVSVIAGPLCGSILKYFDGAGGLHGWQWLFLVQGLPALILGILVYALLEDKPAQAAWLSKDEKALLEDTFQHDEKDVVSEPSGTFGQMLKDPKVYVLSFVYLLLLGATYTMVFWMPTLIQSWGVKDLFLVGVYAAIPNAAGVIGMILIGRHSDKWHERRWHYAACVAIAAFGLFITTMLQGNLVGSILALSFAVIGIASATPLFFALTSEYLSTGAAAGGLALISSLGNLGPAISPSINGLIVRSTGDNIYSMYFVMALYVLSGLLLLLSMRPAPSARLAMA from the coding sequence ATGCACCCACCCGCCGCAAAGGGATCTCTGTCGGTACTGGAAAGCCCGGCGCACAAATCCCTGTTCTCGAAGATCGATTGGCGCCTGATCCCGCTGCTGCTGATCGCCTATATGATCGCCTATCTCGATCGCATCAATATCGGCTATGCGCAGCTGCAGATGAAGCAGACGCTGCCGTTCGACGACGCGGTCTACGGTCTTGGCGCGGGCATCTTCTTCGTCGGATACTTCCTGTTCGAGGTGCCGAGCAACCTGCTGCTGGAGCGGATCGGCGCGCGCAAGACCCTGCTGCGCATCATGGTGCTGTGGGGGCTCGCGGCAGCCGCCATGATGTTCGTGTCGACACCGTTCCAGTTCTATCTTGTCCGCTTCCTGCTCGGTGTGTTCGAGGCCGGCTTCTTTCCCGGCGTGATCCTGTACTTCACCTATTGGTATCCGTCGGCGCGGCGCGGGCAGGTGATCGCCACCTTCATGTCGGCGACAACGATCGTTTCCGTGATCGCCGGTCCGCTGTGCGGCTCGATCCTGAAGTATTTCGACGGTGCGGGCGGCCTCCACGGCTGGCAGTGGCTGTTCCTCGTGCAGGGTCTGCCGGCGCTGATTCTCGGCATCCTGGTTTACGCCTTGCTCGAGGACAAGCCCGCGCAGGCCGCGTGGCTCTCGAAGGACGAGAAGGCCCTGCTCGAAGATACTTTCCAGCACGATGAGAAGGACGTCGTGAGCGAGCCCTCGGGAACGTTCGGGCAGATGTTGAAGGATCCCAAGGTGTATGTATTGTCGTTCGTGTATCTGCTGCTGCTCGGTGCGACCTACACGATGGTGTTCTGGATGCCGACCCTGATCCAGAGCTGGGGCGTCAAGGATCTGTTCCTGGTCGGCGTCTATGCCGCGATCCCGAATGCCGCCGGCGTCATCGGCATGATCCTGATAGGCCGTCACTCCGACAAGTGGCACGAGCGCCGCTGGCACTATGCGGCCTGCGTTGCGATCGCCGCCTTCGGCCTGTTCATCACCACGATGCTGCAGGGCAATCTCGTCGGATCAATCCTTGCGCTGTCCTTTGCGGTGATCGGCATTGCGTCGGCGACGCCGCTGTTCTTCGCGCTGACCAGCGAATACCTCTCCACCGGCGCCGCCGCCGGCGGGCTTGCGCTGATCTCCAGTCTCGGAAACCTCGGGCCGGCGATCAGTCCCTCGATCAACGGCCTGATCGTGCGCAGCACCGGCGACAACATCTACAGCATGTACTTCGTGATGGCGCTTTACGTGCTGTCGGGATTGCTGTTGCTGCTGTCGATGCGGCCTGCGCCCAGTGCGCGCCTGGCGATGGCGTGA
- a CDS encoding SDR family oxidoreductase: MSLAKLQDLTGRVALVTGGSRGLGLQIAEVLGELGAKVAITARKRDELDAAAAHLKGLGIEALPVVCDMGRLETIPPMIEQVVAALGPIDILVNNAGTSWGAATIEHTLDGWNKVINLNVTAIFVASQEVGRRCMVPRRSGKVINIASIQGLTGCYPEGTPTLAYNASKGAVVNLTRTLANEWAPLGINVNAIAPGYFPTKMTAQLDQSATAHMAPMNREGGPEDLKGVAALLASDACAFITGQTIAVDGGVTAV; encoded by the coding sequence ATGAGTCTGGCCAAGTTGCAGGACTTGACGGGTCGCGTTGCGCTCGTCACGGGCGGATCGCGAGGTCTCGGTCTTCAGATCGCCGAGGTGCTGGGCGAACTCGGCGCCAAGGTCGCGATCACTGCGCGCAAGCGGGATGAGCTCGATGCCGCGGCTGCTCACCTCAAAGGGCTCGGCATCGAGGCGCTTCCGGTGGTGTGCGACATGGGCAGGCTGGAGACGATCCCGCCGATGATCGAGCAGGTCGTGGCCGCGCTCGGCCCGATCGACATCCTCGTCAACAATGCCGGTACGTCCTGGGGTGCCGCCACGATCGAGCACACGCTCGACGGCTGGAACAAGGTGATCAACCTGAATGTGACCGCGATCTTCGTCGCCAGCCAGGAGGTCGGCCGCCGCTGCATGGTGCCGCGGCGGAGCGGCAAGGTGATCAACATCGCGTCGATCCAGGGGCTCACCGGCTGCTATCCGGAAGGTACCCCGACGCTGGCCTACAACGCGAGCAAGGGCGCGGTCGTCAACCTGACCCGCACGCTTGCCAATGAATGGGCGCCGCTCGGCATCAACGTCAACGCGATCGCGCCGGGCTATTTCCCGACCAAGATGACCGCGCAGCTCGACCAGAGCGCGACCGCGCATATGGCGCCGATGAATCGCGAGGGTGGCCCCGAGGACCTCAAGGGCGTCGCCGCGCTGCTTGCCTCCGATGCCTGTGCATTCATCACCGGCCAGACCATTGCGGTCGATGGCGGCGTGACCGCCGTCTGA
- a CDS encoding long-chain fatty acid--CoA ligase, protein MNDMPWIRSYPDGVRWDVEIAPGPVQKILGDAVAKWPDRPAIDFMGKRITYAELGRLTDRVAKGLQLLGVKPGVHVGLYLPNTPHYIISFFGILKAGGTAVNYSPLDAAKVLEHKIEDSKTDILITLDMVSLYPQMAAMLGKTRLKKLVVGSLGEITADPDTVVNQMKAAKQLSDVAWDDHHISFGQLTHNDGVYQAYPIDNPRETIAVLQYTGGTTGLPKGAMLTHANLTSACQQYRATTAGSPPVLVDGQERFLAVLPPFHIYALSVNVLFGVLMGAEIIQHVRFDPKAALEEISTKSVSVFCGVPTMFTALINHPETPKHSLRALKYCGSGGAPLPLEVAQQFASITGCNLSEGWGMTETSPSGTYTPAQHGAMRKAGSCGMPMPGIVIKFLNVDDSSSYVPLGERGEICIKGPNVMKGYWNKPDATAEVTTADGYMRTGDVGYMDEDGFIFIVDRTKDMLLCSGFNVYPRVLEEAIYKYPAVEEVAVIGIRDEYRGQSPKAFIKLKADAKPFKLEELQAFLKDKLGKHEMVQALEIRAELPKTAVGKLSKKELYDEEERAARAQA, encoded by the coding sequence ATGAACGACATGCCCTGGATCCGATCCTATCCCGACGGCGTGCGTTGGGACGTCGAGATCGCTCCCGGACCCGTGCAGAAGATATTGGGCGATGCCGTTGCCAAATGGCCGGATCGTCCCGCGATCGATTTCATGGGCAAGCGGATCACCTATGCCGAGCTCGGGCGGCTGACCGATCGCGTGGCCAAGGGATTGCAGCTCCTCGGCGTCAAGCCGGGGGTTCATGTCGGCCTCTACCTGCCCAACACGCCGCACTACATCATCTCGTTTTTCGGCATCCTCAAGGCAGGCGGAACGGCGGTCAATTATTCGCCGCTGGACGCTGCCAAGGTGCTCGAACACAAGATCGAGGACAGCAAGACCGACATCCTGATCACGCTCGACATGGTTTCGCTCTATCCGCAGATGGCGGCGATGCTCGGCAAGACAAGATTGAAGAAGCTGGTGGTCGGTTCGCTTGGCGAGATCACGGCTGATCCCGACACCGTCGTCAACCAGATGAAGGCGGCCAAGCAGCTGAGCGACGTCGCTTGGGACGATCATCACATCAGCTTCGGCCAGCTGACGCACAATGATGGTGTCTACCAGGCCTATCCGATCGACAATCCGCGCGAGACGATCGCCGTGCTGCAATACACCGGCGGGACGACAGGGCTGCCGAAGGGGGCGATGCTCACCCACGCCAACCTGACCAGCGCGTGTCAGCAGTACCGGGCGACGACGGCCGGCTCGCCGCCGGTGCTGGTCGACGGGCAGGAGCGCTTCCTGGCTGTGTTGCCGCCGTTCCACATCTACGCACTTTCCGTAAATGTGCTGTTCGGCGTCCTGATGGGTGCGGAGATCATCCAGCACGTCCGGTTCGATCCGAAAGCTGCGCTCGAGGAGATCTCGACCAAGTCGGTCAGCGTCTTCTGCGGGGTGCCGACCATGTTCACCGCGCTGATCAACCATCCGGAGACGCCGAAGCACAGCCTGCGCGCGCTGAAATATTGCGGATCCGGCGGCGCGCCGTTGCCGCTCGAGGTGGCACAGCAATTCGCCTCGATCACGGGCTGCAATTTGAGCGAAGGCTGGGGCATGACCGAGACCTCGCCGAGCGGCACCTACACGCCGGCGCAGCATGGTGCCATGCGCAAGGCCGGCTCCTGCGGCATGCCGATGCCCGGAATCGTCATCAAGTTCCTCAACGTCGACGACAGCAGCAGCTATGTCCCGCTCGGTGAGCGCGGCGAGATCTGCATCAAAGGCCCGAATGTGATGAAGGGCTACTGGAACAAGCCGGACGCCACCGCCGAGGTGACGACCGCGGACGGCTACATGCGCACCGGCGACGTCGGCTACATGGATGAGGATGGCTTCATCTTCATCGTGGACCGCACCAAGGACATGCTGCTGTGCAGCGGGTTCAACGTGTATCCCCGTGTGCTCGAAGAGGCGATCTATAAATATCCGGCGGTCGAGGAGGTCGCCGTGATCGGCATCCGCGACGAGTATCGCGGCCAGTCGCCGAAGGCCTTCATCAAGCTGAAGGCGGATGCCAAGCCGTTCAAGCTGGAAGAGCTGCAGGCGTTCCTGAAGGACAAGCTCGGCAAGCACGAGATGGTGCAGGCGCTCGAAATCCGCGCCGAACTGCCGAAGACCGCGGTCGGCAAGCTTTCCAAGAAGGAGCTGTACGACGAGGAGGAGCGGGCGGCCCGGGCGCAGGCCTGA
- a CDS encoding triacylglycerol lipase, with protein MNTVVDRSAPPSQLLLALEVRGIWELQAFFASYPLLRRAPRGDGHPVLVLPGLSASDISTRPLRAYLKAQGYAVHGWKLGPNRGPRPGVEAAMDARLAELAERYDRKVSLIGWSLGGVFAREIARRAPDLVRQVITLGSPFANEPKASNAWRLYEILSERQVDDWPDRDIMKSPPPVPSTAIYSRTDGIVSWWGCREQHADRTQNIEVEGSHCGLGHNPAVLYAIADRLALGEDEWSPFDRSGLRGMVYPDPDRADDSAALFRPRWPAA; from the coding sequence ATGAATACGGTCGTCGACCGCTCTGCGCCGCCGTCGCAATTGCTGCTCGCGCTCGAGGTGCGCGGGATCTGGGAGCTGCAGGCGTTCTTCGCAAGCTATCCGCTGCTTCGCCGCGCGCCGCGCGGCGACGGACATCCGGTCCTCGTCTTGCCAGGGCTCTCCGCCAGCGATATCTCGACGCGACCGTTGCGCGCCTACCTGAAGGCGCAAGGCTACGCGGTCCACGGCTGGAAGCTCGGACCCAATCGCGGACCTCGTCCCGGCGTCGAGGCCGCCATGGACGCGAGGCTGGCCGAGCTCGCCGAGCGATACGATCGCAAGGTCAGCCTGATCGGCTGGAGCCTCGGCGGTGTGTTTGCGCGCGAGATCGCGCGGCGCGCACCCGATCTGGTCCGCCAGGTGATCACGCTCGGCAGCCCGTTCGCCAACGAGCCGAAGGCGAGCAATGCCTGGCGTCTCTACGAGATCCTGAGCGAGCGCCAGGTCGACGACTGGCCCGACAGGGACATCATGAAGTCACCGCCGCCGGTACCGAGCACGGCGATCTATTCACGCACCGACGGCATCGTCTCGTGGTGGGGGTGTCGCGAGCAGCACGCCGACCGGACGCAGAACATCGAGGTCGAAGGCAGTCATTGCGGGCTCGGACACAATCCGGCGGTGCTCTATGCGATCGCGGATCGCCTCGCGCTCGGGGAGGATGAATGGTCGCCATTCGACCGCAGCGGCCTTCGCGGCATGGTGTACCCGGATCCGGATCGCGCCGATGACAGCGCCGCCCTGTTCCGGCCGCGCTGGCCGGCCGCCTGA
- a CDS encoding wax ester/triacylglycerol synthase family O-acyltransferase yields the protein MDQLSSMDASFLHLETPETPMHVGSLMIFDLPEGYQGDYYEDVKEMLGKRLHLSGLLNRKLAQMPFQLAEPVWIEDDDIELDYHVRTVTLRRPGTMAQLEQLVARLHASLLDRSRPLWEMYVIDGLENGQVAFYTKAHHSGVDGKAGVELAKVLYDVSPKMREVPPPRRKRATAQYQLGVTELLQAAANNAAQQYRKLAELLPTAAKALGTAATVMASQRSEKGERSLSLGLAPKTVFNDSITNQRSYSTMSLPLADIKVLGKRVGGTVNTIVMAMCSIALQRFLAERGLLPKEALIAMVPVSLRAEGDKAMNNQVSAVRVDLATDIDDLPTRFKAIHASSEAAKAVVRELKPVLGVDVPITGSPWLMTGLASLLGRSNLASRMPAAGNVLISNVPGPGQHLYMAGARMVHYFPVSIPYHGSALNITVHSYSGLLEFGLTACRRVLTQDESYEMIEHLRAALREIEALPPVEAEIVELTPQAAAQSKAPSATAPAVTVIQTDEMPPAAANDKASRAS from the coding sequence ATGGATCAACTCAGCAGCATGGATGCATCGTTCCTGCATCTCGAAACGCCGGAGACGCCGATGCATGTCGGCAGCCTGATGATCTTCGATCTCCCCGAGGGCTACCAGGGCGACTACTACGAGGATGTCAAGGAGATGCTCGGCAAGCGTCTCCATCTCTCGGGATTGCTGAACCGCAAACTGGCGCAGATGCCGTTCCAGCTCGCCGAGCCGGTCTGGATCGAGGACGATGATATCGAGCTCGATTATCACGTGCGCACCGTCACCTTGCGGCGGCCAGGCACCATGGCGCAGCTCGAGCAACTGGTTGCGCGATTGCATGCTTCGCTGCTCGACCGCAGTCGTCCGCTGTGGGAGATGTATGTCATCGATGGCCTCGAGAACGGCCAGGTCGCGTTCTACACCAAGGCGCATCACAGCGGCGTCGACGGCAAGGCCGGTGTCGAGCTCGCCAAGGTGCTCTATGATGTCTCGCCCAAGATGCGCGAGGTGCCGCCGCCACGGCGCAAGCGCGCCACCGCGCAATACCAGCTCGGCGTGACCGAGCTGCTGCAGGCGGCGGCCAACAATGCGGCCCAGCAATATCGCAAGCTCGCTGAGCTGCTGCCGACGGCGGCCAAGGCGCTCGGCACCGCCGCGACCGTGATGGCCAGCCAGCGCTCGGAGAAGGGCGAGCGCTCGCTCAGCCTTGGCCTGGCCCCGAAGACGGTGTTCAACGACTCGATCACCAACCAGCGCTCCTACAGCACGATGTCGTTGCCGCTGGCCGACATCAAGGTCCTGGGCAAACGCGTCGGCGGTACCGTCAACACCATCGTCATGGCGATGTGCAGCATCGCGCTGCAACGTTTCCTCGCCGAGCGCGGCCTGCTGCCCAAGGAAGCCCTGATCGCGATGGTGCCGGTCAGCCTGCGTGCCGAAGGCGACAAGGCGATGAACAACCAGGTCTCGGCGGTTCGCGTCGATCTGGCGACCGATATCGACGACCTGCCGACCCGCTTCAAGGCGATCCACGCGTCGTCGGAGGCCGCCAAGGCCGTCGTGCGCGAGCTCAAGCCGGTGCTCGGCGTCGATGTGCCGATCACGGGGTCGCCGTGGCTGATGACCGGCCTTGCCTCGCTGCTTGGCCGCTCCAACCTCGCCAGCCGCATGCCGGCAGCGGGTAACGTGCTGATCTCCAACGTGCCGGGACCGGGGCAGCATCTCTACATGGCCGGCGCACGGATGGTGCATTATTTCCCGGTCTCGATCCCTTATCACGGCAGCGCGCTGAACATCACGGTGCACAGCTATTCGGGCCTGCTCGAGTTCGGCCTGACGGCGTGCCGGCGCGTCCTCACGCAGGACGAGTCCTACGAGATGATCGAGCATCTCCGGGCGGCCTTGCGTGAGATCGAAGCCCTGCCGCCGGTCGAGGCCGAGATCGTCGAGCTGACGCCCCAGGCTGCAGCTCAATCGAAGGCGCCATCCGCGACCGCGCCGGCGGTCACGGTCATCCAGACCGACGAGATGCCGCCGGCTGCCGCCAACGACAAGGCGAGCCGGGCCAGCTAA
- a CDS encoding adenylate kinase — translation MRIVLLGPPGAGKGTQARRLVEEYDIPHLSTGDMLRAAVDADTSIGRKVKDTMVRGGLVPDQLVIAAVIERISQADAKRGFVLDGFPRTIAQAVGFDDLLDTEGLAIDHVVELKADETVLLDRIETRAREARAQGGAVRADDNHETLKLRIDAYNEQTAPLVDYYRSRNILRTVDGLQPVDAVAFDVVKAIGQDRSVM, via the coding sequence ATGAGGATCGTTCTGCTGGGGCCGCCTGGTGCAGGCAAGGGAACGCAGGCAAGGCGCCTGGTCGAGGAGTACGACATACCGCACCTTTCGACCGGCGACATGCTGCGTGCTGCGGTCGATGCGGACACCAGTATTGGGCGGAAAGTCAAGGATACCATGGTGAGGGGTGGGCTCGTTCCCGATCAGCTCGTGATTGCCGCGGTGATCGAACGCATCTCGCAAGCCGATGCCAAGCGTGGCTTTGTGCTCGACGGCTTCCCGCGAACGATTGCCCAGGCGGTCGGGTTCGACGATCTGCTCGATACCGAAGGTCTTGCGATCGACCATGTCGTTGAGCTCAAAGCCGACGAGACGGTGTTGCTGGACCGGATCGAGACGCGGGCCCGCGAAGCGAGAGCGCAAGGTGGCGCGGTGCGCGCCGACGACAATCACGAAACGCTCAAACTGCGGATCGACGCCTATAACGAGCAGACTGCGCCGCTGGTCGACTACTATCGATCGCGGAACATCCTTCGAACCGTGGACGGGCTGCAGCCGGTCGATGCCGTCGCCTTCGACGTCGTCAAGGCGATCGGCCAAGATCGGTCGGTGATGTAA
- a CDS encoding SDR family oxidoreductase: MSVSGNEGQCALVTGASGGIGLELARVLAANGFSLVLLARSRDKLQELARELKASHGTKVTIVAADLSEPAAPQAVFDSLDDAGVRVDLLVNNAGLLLEGRVSSIGLEDQLRLLQVNVVAMTALTRLFLAPMLERNSGRILNVASVAAFMPVPNLAVYAASKAYVLSFGEALSQELSGSKITLTTLCPGVTDTGMVQGTNLGNMPSMMIMDAKTVAQEGYRACMAGKPVHVAGLANELAVQWIKYQPSWLLRAIGGVFGKAAPPN; the protein is encoded by the coding sequence ATGTCGGTGAGCGGAAATGAAGGTCAATGCGCGCTGGTGACCGGAGCATCGGGCGGCATTGGGCTCGAGCTCGCGCGCGTGCTCGCGGCCAATGGCTTCAGCCTCGTGCTGCTGGCGCGCAGCCGCGACAAGCTGCAGGAACTCGCCCGCGAGCTGAAGGCCAGTCACGGCACCAAGGTGACCATCGTGGCCGCCGACCTGAGCGAGCCGGCGGCGCCGCAGGCGGTGTTCGATTCGCTTGACGACGCCGGCGTGCGGGTCGACCTGCTGGTGAACAATGCCGGCCTGTTGCTCGAAGGACGCGTCAGCTCGATCGGCCTCGAAGACCAGTTGCGGCTGCTGCAGGTCAATGTCGTGGCTATGACGGCATTGACCCGTCTGTTCCTCGCGCCGATGCTCGAGCGCAACAGTGGACGGATCCTGAACGTTGCGTCGGTTGCGGCGTTCATGCCGGTGCCGAACCTTGCGGTCTATGCCGCGTCAAAGGCCTATGTGCTGTCGTTTGGCGAGGCGCTGTCGCAGGAATTGAGCGGCAGCAAGATCACGCTGACGACATTGTGTCCCGGCGTGACGGACACCGGAATGGTCCAGGGCACCAATCTCGGCAACATGCCTAGCATGATGATCATGGATGCGAAGACCGTCGCACAGGAGGGCTACCGCGCCTGCATGGCGGGGAAGCCGGTGCATGTCGCCGGGCTTGCCAACGAGCTGGCGGTCCAATGGATCAAGTATCAGCCGAGCTGGCTGTTGCGGGCCATCGGCGGGGTGTTCGGGAAGGCCGCACCGCCGAACTGA
- a CDS encoding AraC family transcriptional regulator — protein sequence MDVLAEEGISASRALGATNLRRADLRDSSVRVSYRQVETVFRNAMRLSRDPAVAFRAGERMHVMAYGMYGYAMLSSPTRAGVIDFAAKYGRILGTVADIDFTRKGDTVSCLLEPLLSRDPADDVYRFALEFAFATYQTLSRDVYGSSFRFSKLSAAYAPPPHAGTYDRIFQCPVEFGQRRNALEFDTAWIDRPAVCPDEMTRTMAGRIFDQLLDPVTQDDGLAADIRRRLVEHPGRFPSIEAMAAELAIHPRTFRRRLQLQRKTYRQIVSEVRMQLAVGYLRNTQMTNDEIAARLDYSDAANFRHAFVRWTGKSPSDFRDGRAPGIAAGAQDSLADVPN from the coding sequence GTGGACGTCCTGGCCGAGGAGGGGATCTCGGCTTCGCGCGCGCTCGGCGCGACTAACTTGAGGCGTGCTGACCTCAGGGATTCGTCGGTGCGCGTCTCCTATCGGCAGGTCGAAACGGTCTTTCGCAATGCGATGCGGCTGTCGCGGGATCCGGCGGTTGCGTTTCGCGCTGGAGAACGAATGCATGTCATGGCTTACGGCATGTACGGCTATGCCATGCTGAGCAGCCCGACGCGGGCCGGAGTCATCGACTTTGCGGCCAAGTATGGTCGGATCCTCGGAACGGTCGCCGACATCGACTTCACCCGCAAGGGCGATACGGTGAGCTGTCTGCTCGAGCCCCTGCTTTCGCGCGATCCGGCCGATGATGTCTATCGGTTCGCGCTCGAGTTCGCCTTTGCGACCTATCAGACGCTGAGCCGCGATGTCTATGGCAGCTCGTTCCGCTTCTCGAAGCTGAGCGCCGCCTATGCGCCGCCGCCGCATGCCGGGACCTACGATCGCATTTTCCAGTGTCCGGTCGAATTCGGACAGCGCAGGAACGCGCTGGAATTCGACACAGCCTGGATCGACCGTCCGGCGGTCTGCCCCGACGAGATGACCAGGACGATGGCAGGTCGGATCTTTGATCAGCTTCTCGATCCTGTCACGCAAGACGACGGTCTTGCCGCCGACATCCGGCGACGGCTCGTCGAGCATCCCGGCCGCTTCCCGAGTATCGAGGCGATGGCGGCGGAGCTTGCAATCCATCCGCGGACGTTCCGCCGCAGGCTGCAGCTGCAGCGGAAAACCTACCGGCAGATCGTCTCCGAGGTCCGCATGCAGCTCGCGGTCGGTTATCTGCGCAACACGCAAATGACCAATGACGAGATCGCCGCGCGGCTTGACTACAGCGATGCGGCGAACTTCCGCCACGCCTTTGTCCGTTGGACCGGCAAGAGCCCGTCGGACTTCCGCGATGGCCGGGCGCCAGGCATCGCAGCAGGCGCGCAAGATTCATTGGCGGATGTCCCAAACTAA